From Drosophila nasuta strain 15112-1781.00 chromosome X, ASM2355853v1, whole genome shotgun sequence, one genomic window encodes:
- the LOC132795511 gene encoding supporter of activation of yellow protein isoform X1 — MQLRVVWIKLKAMNDLRQQQVQVAATSSSVSSLAAAPHCAATNTSSSNTSSSSSSSNTSSANVSPRSSSNSNSNSSNGSRSSSSNNSNNYKAATAQRQRQQQQQQLEEEEEEQQEVSSTSSPAQRQQQQQQPEQQQQQQLNVSPAAATHQQQLQQHQQQQQLQQQQQQQQQQQQQQQQQLVGQITSTTASPPQQRLRDDAQLPNSNSNSNSNTNSNNTGAAAAAETTTELPPVVAAMAATALDINGEENNSSSSNNSNSSSNNNNNVPTTTTTAALATTAATTGAVGHKIILKLSKHGSESLSSSSSSSSNSNNDERRVEPLRIQLPTQLPSSSSSSSTAAATSSASAATAQQQQQQPSLVPKITIRPIKPTTQDAANASNSDASSSCSSSSCADADVDADADADDEQLPHIVPKLTIRAANEERVSSVVPKLIIKMPDSGDGGSPHKSVGVGGGGGGATAAPTLLPKLTIKTTTKLEGNGSETQLLSCSLSPASASSSCASSTSSASSSEQLTVPKLMIKTTHAGSSCISSEEQQPQQQQQQQQQQIPKLTINIKEQQQQQQPQQQQQHTVIMTHDAKNAQCIPKLTIKTKSIELDEEEEQQQQQLVPKLTIKTTSNSEQQQQQQPLLKLTIKNLCSPKHKVRAVLEEKVVTHTSSKLTLTNGGDVSSNNSKAEATVAAVDDELRRNSDDMDIDDALSKEHDPKMFHNLPAATVAAAAAASNGIEATQQQQQQPAQQQHNIVDMVDLTSSPSPGSSPAHVVNSSSSNNYAAATVAAGGGTANSSDCGFTSGQKENLLLECLRMQAAQAAAAATVAPTAATVVGNNISNILLSQLTAPPKNFSGQNNNKNSNSAVAAKYPQLTERLMANGGAAKDAAAATVATPTATTAPPSESIIDSIEILDTPEGSPQLTPYMQSAYDESTDVPTTPPPPTQQQQQQQQQQQQLEQQEQQKLLGIYQAHMNLNLNLNQHRNHNKTTTTSNDNQTSPQQLQLQLHNNNDNNHLKRQQQSPQQLQHHHHQQQQQQDLNAESPSGLPPNKQRRLDNNENDQQTHNCSNDTPATVAATVQQQQQTTPPTPHRSRKQKHERILNTDLEEQQQQLSNGNLLLSSVTSAAIDVNNLDATTTAGTTAFPGTPAAGGAAATTTTTTTGKRRGRPKRNAIDTAAAAATAAAGATPGTPATPGTPINAQAESAAKSRRVQLLRKRLAIDMVHSAEEQLESNALLPEHHAEHNHMDGSSSEEAAQRLATMLTTKTTSSSSSSMTTAMSATTTTTRQRNDHRQLRATRRSVVASPAAATPAKATRKRISKASMLAVEAAAAQEAALRNLSRFIEETNNNNSSNNNSNSNSSSNNNMSFALAQIDLTMCSSSSSTSNGSAANTASSAAAAATTAAATAAASATTTISSMLPPTTILSSSDPLPDVIFQPNDFSSIMATQQLRNNNSSSSNNSIMHFPHTTNSSSISNSDSHDEDNFSALEHSGDESSAQGNNILATFGGSPAPATPTGRGRGRGRGSRGGAGGSGSARSGSATGRGGGNNASNLGQPRLPRMGRGASAVAKAIALSRPRCVGGLKHQPDPERLKGLFSPSPQVFEEDTRMSADLNNSNQSMTSMEPPLTPQKQQLDFLNNEESQSSMVSSVSLMDSNQGQSVDAIIGSAMKRPKKKKMEICVAEDTEFNASSIAEYDWPPPKGCCPSKNRDTFMIQEQVALYLGITSFKRKYPDLPRRPVDMEERNWLQEKGLVSEKMCDLGITAVWASDILDIMYADFYDKYEEYKEYIRQKHLRDIEAKQKALGLTVGNGRGLQARDRAMLSTSKWNVYFNKTRKEERVACLDLQTFTMNLPMPRSAPSSTLLHRSITNAVRSAAQAENIPEPPTLLPSRVYDAGYQRVDYAYPLALVPGQFSSSYRQLTPAELRAYPLNTVLEKPQQPKQQQQQEEQLIDAVVKAEPATSATVTVAKAAAAATATVRRSQRAARQHRHNETATTTATGATAKTTSSGGASYYSGSSSSSEASSNSDSESDGDSDSSCSSSSSASSASSRSSNESSRSSSGSATNSQSQQREQDARLTTTTTNCGVCLRSQHRNAKNMPEAFIRCYSCRRRVHPSCIEMPQRMVNRVRNYNWQCADCKCCIKCRSSQRPGKMLYCEQCDRGYHIYCLGVKTVPDGRWSCERCSICMRCGATRPEGLPTIVSPPNGVVDGSSLVKPVKHKKVKWMNEYRIDHITNLREHCSMLCVPCARAKPTKRTPAAPAPTPVATASNNQSSPPAPSPVASATAATATAASPVQQQANGSTTTTTTTEPALSPTASPMVQTTTLPVEAVSNTPVTAKRRQLTTAVEMMNESSSSSSREAAFEPMYISYKKQQDNGSNSSSNVVDSALMLVADGGASSTTATATATATITTTTTTATSSSSSSSIGIAPPPVVA; from the exons at GCAATTGCGTGTGGTGTGGATAAAGTTGAAAGCAATGAATGATTTACGCCAGCAACAGGTACAGGTAGCAGCAACATCGTCTTCAGTCAGCAGTCTGGCAGCAGCTCCGCACTGCGCCGCCACcaacacaagcagcagcaacaccagcagcagcagcagcagcagcaacacaagtAGCGCCAACGTGAGTCCACGTTCAAGCtccaattcgaattcgaattccaGCAACGGCAGccggagcagcagcagcaacaacagcaacaactacaaagcagcaacagctcagCGAcaaagacagcaacaacagcaacagcttgaagaggaggaagaggagcaACAGGAAGTGAGCTCAACATCGTCGCCGgcacagcgacaacaacagcagcagcagccagagcagcagcagcagcaacagttgaatgtgtcgccagcagcagcaacgcaccaacaacaattgcagcaacaccagcagcagcaacagttgcagcaacagcaacaacaacagcagcagcaacaacagcagcagcagcaacagctggtGGGTCAAATAACCAGCACTACAGCATCGCCGCCGCAGCAACGACTGCGCGACGATGCGCAGCTgccaaacagcaacagtaacagcaacagcaacacgaacagcaacaacactggagcagctgcagcagctgagaCAACAACTGAGCTGCCTCCGGTTGTCGCAGCAATGGCCGCCACGGCCCTAGACATTAATGGCGAggagaacaacagcagcagcagcaataacagcaacagtagcagcaacaacaacaacaacgttccaacaaccacaacaacagctgcattggcaacaacagcagccacaacaggaGCTGTTGGTCACAAGATCATATTGAAGCTATCCAAACATGGCAGCGAATctctgtcgtcgtcgtcgtccagcagcagcaacagcaacaatgacgAACGTCGCGTTGAACCGCTGCGCATACAATTGCCCACACAATTGCCCAGCTCCTCATCATCCtcctcaacagcagcagcaacctcctccgcatcagcagcaaccgcacagcagcagcagcagcaaccaagtCTGGTGCCAAAGATTACCATCAGACCGATAAAGCCAACAACACAAGATGCTGCCAATGCATCCAATTCGGATGCCTCATCCTCCTGCTCCTCATCATCGTGTGCGGACGCTGATGTCGATgctgatgccgatgccgatgacGAGCAGCTGCCGCACATTGTGCCCAAGCTGACGATACGAGCAGCCAACGAGGAGCGTGTTAGCAGCGTGGTGCCCAAGTTGATTATCAAAATGCCCGATAGCGGCGATGGCGGAAGTCCGCACAAAAGTGTGGGAGtcggaggcggaggaggaggagcaacagCTGCTCCCACATTGCTGCCCAAGCTGACCATTAAGACGACAACGAAGCTGGAGGGCAACGGCAGCGAGACGCAACTGTTGAGCTGCAGTTTGTCGCCCGCTTCAGCGAGCAGCTCTTGCGCCTCATCCACAAGCTCAGCTTCATCGTCGGAGCAATTGACGGTGCCGAAGCTGATGATCAAGACAACGCACGCTGGCAGTAGCTGCATCAGCAGTGAggagcagcaaccacagcagcagcagcaacagcaacaacaacagatacCAAAGCTAACCATCAACATtaaggagcagcagcagcagcagcaaccacagcagcaacaacaacacacggTGATCATGACGCACGATGCCAAGAATGCTCAGTGCATACCCAAGCTAACCATCAAGACCAAGTCCATTGAACTGGACGAAGAggaagaacagcagcagcaacaattggtGCCCAAGCTCACCATCAAAACGACGAGCAACAgtgaacaacagcaacagcagcaaccgctGCTCAAGCTGACCATCAAGAATCTATGCTCACCCAAGCACAAGGTGCGCGCTGTGCTCGAGGAGAAGGTTGTGACGCACACCAGCTCCAAGCTGACGCTCACCAATGGCGGCGatgtcagcagcaacaacagcaaagcagaagcaactgttgctgccgttgacGATGAGCTGCGTCGCAACTCGGATGACATGGACATCGATGATGCACTGTCCAAGGAGCATGATCCGAAAATGTTTCACAAtctgccagcagcaacagttgctgccgcGGCTGCAGCCAGCAATGGCATCGaagcaacacagcagcagcagcaacagccagcgcaacagcaacacaacatTGTTGACATGGTGGATCTGACGTCGTCACCTTCGCCCGGCTCCTCGCCAGCGCATGTTgtcaatagcagcagcagcaacaattatGCCGCAGCAACAGTCGCTGCCGGCGGCGGCACAGCGAATAGCAGCGATTGCGGTTTTACGTCGGGACAAAAAGAGAATCTGTTGCTGGAATGTTTACGCATGCAGGCGgcacaggcagcagcagcagcaaccgttgcgcccacagcagcaactgttgttggCAACAACATCTCAAATATATTGCTCAGCCAGTTGACGGCGCCGCCGAAGAATTTTAGCGgccagaacaacaacaagaactcgAACTCTGCTGTCGCTGCCAAATATCCGCAGCTCACCGAACGTCTCATGGCCAATGGCGGAGCAGCCAAAGatgccgcagcagcaaccgtTGCAACtcccacagcaacaactgcgcCGCCATCAGAATCGATCATCGATTCCATTGAGATTCTGGACACGCCCGAGGGAAGTCCACAGTTGACGCCCTACATGCAAAGTGCCTACGACGAGTCAACGGATGTTCCAACAACGCCACCGCCaccaacacagcagcagcaacaacaacaacagcagcagcagcagctggagcaacaagaacaacaaaagttgCTTGGCATTTACCAAGCGCATATGAATCTAAATCTGAATCTTAACCAGCATCGtaaccacaacaaaacaacaacaacatctaaCGACAATCAGACGTCGccacagcaactgcaattgcagttgcacaacaacaatgacaacaaccatctgaagcgacagcaacagtcgccacagcagctgcaacatcatcaccatcaacagcaacagcagcaggatcTAAACGCAGAATCTCCCAGTGGC TTGCCGCCCAACAAGCAGCGGCGCCTGGACAACAATGAGAACGACCAACAGACGCACAACTGCAGCAACGACACGccggcaacagttgctgctaccgttcagcagcagcaacagacgACGCCACCGACGCCGCATCGCAGTCGGAAGCAGAAACACGAGCGGATACTCAACACGGATTTggaggagcaacaacagcagctgagcaATGGCAatctgttgttgtcgtcggtAACATCAGCAGCCATTGATGTGAATAACTTggatgcaacaacaacagcgggaACAACAGCATTTCCTGGCACGCcagcagcaggaggagcagcagccacgacaacaacgacgacaacaggCAAAAGACGCGGCAGACCGAAGAGAAATGCAATTGacaccgcagcagcagcagccacagcggCAGCAGGAGCAACACCCGGCACACCAGCAACACCAGGCACGCCCATCAATGCGCAGGCCGAAAGCGCAGCCAAGTCACGTCGCGTCCAGCTGCTGAGGAAGCGACTGGCCATCGATATGGTGCACAGTGCCGAGGAGCAGCTGGAGAGCAATGCGTTGTTGCCTGAACATCATGCGGAGCATAATCACATggacggcagcagcagcgaggaGGCAGCCCAACGTTTGGCCACCATGCTGACGACGAAGACgacatcatcgtcatcatcatcgatgACGACGGCGATgtcagcgacaacaacaacaacgcgacAACGCAACGATCATCGGCAATTGCGTGCCACACGACGCAGTGTTGTTGCCTCGCCAGCGGCCGCAACGCCAGCGAAGGCGACGCGCAAACGCATCAGCAAGGCTTCGATGTTGGCGGTGGAAGCGGCAGCGGCACAGGAGGCAGCGTTGCGAAATCTCTCGCGGTTCATTGAagagacaaacaacaacaacagcagcaacaataacagcaatagcaatagcagcagtaacaacaacatgtCGTTCGCTTTGGCTCAAATCGATTTGACCATGTGCAGTTCCTCTTCCTCCACCAGCAATGGCAGCGCCGCCAAcacagcatcatcagcagcagcagcagcaactacagcagcagcaactgcagcagcgtcagcaacaacaacgattaGCTCCATGTTGCCGCCCACAACGATATTGTCGTCGTCAGATCCGCTGCCCGATGTCATCTTTCAGCCCAATGACTTCTCCTCCATTATGGCAACGCAGCAGctgcgcaacaacaacagcagcagcagcaacaacagcatcatgCACTTTCCGCACACGACAAACAGCTcgagcatcagcaacagcgacTCCCACGACGAGGACAACTTCAGCGCACTGGAGCATTCTGGTG ATGAATCTTCGGCCCAGGGCAACAATATTCTCGCCACTTTCGGTGGCAGTCCAGCccctgccacgcccactggcCGTGGTCGCGGACGTGGCCGTGGATCCAGGGGAGGCGCTGGCGGCTCAGGATCTGCGCGCAGTGGCAGCGCAACGGGACGTGGCGGCGGCAACAATGCCAGCAATCTCGGCCAGCCACGTTTGCCGCGCATGGGACGCGGCGCCAGCGCCGTGGCCAAAGCCATCGCACTCAGTCGACCGCGCTGCGTCGGCGGACTCAAGCATCAACCGGATCCAGAGCGACTCAAGGGTCTCTTCAGTCCG tcgCCGCAAGTGTTTGAGGAGGACACACGGATGAGCGCCGATCtaaacaacagcaatcaaTCAATGACCAGCATGGAGCCACCGTTAACGCCGCAAAA ACAACAACTGGACTTTCTCAACAACGAGGAATCGCAATCATCGATGGTGAGCAGCGTCAGTTTGATGGATTCGAATCAGGGTCAATCGGTGGACGCCATCATCGGTTCGGCCATGAAGCGAcccaagaagaagaagatggaGATTTGCGTAGCCGAAGA TACGGAATTTAATGCCTCCTCGATTGCGGAATACGATTGGCCGCCACCCAAGGGTTGTTGTCCGTCCAAGAATCGGGATACATTCATGATCCAAGAGCAGGTTGCCCTCTACTTGGGCATCACCAGTTTCAAGCGCAAATATCCCGATTTACCGCGACGTCCCGTCGACATGGAGGAACGTAATTGGCTCCAGGAGAAGGGTTTGGTCAGCGAGAAAATGTGCGATCTGGGCATCACTGCGGTCTGGGCCTCCGACATCTTGGACATTATGTATGCCGATTTCTATGACAAGTACGAGGAGTACAAGGAATACATACGCCAGAAGCATCTGCGCGACATCGAGGCCAAGCAAAAGGCGCTCGGACTCACCGTGGGCAATGGACGCGGCTTGCAGGCCCGCGATCGCGCCATGCTCTCCACCAGCAAATGGAACGTCTACTTCAACAAAAC GCGCAAGGAGGAGCGTGTGGCGTGTCTCGATCTGCAGACGTTCACAATGAATCTGCCGATGCCACGATCGGCGCCCAGTTCGACGTTGTTGCATCGTTCGATCACGAATGCGGTGCGATCGGCTGCCCAGGCGGAGAACATCCCGGAGCCGCCGACATTGCTGCCGTCGCGTGTCTACGATGCCGGGTATCAGCGAGTCGACTACGCCTATCCCTTGGCTTTGGTGCCCGGTCAGTTTTCGTCCAGCTATCGCCAGCTAACGCCCGCCGAGTTACG AGCTTATCCGCTAAACACAGTGCTGGAGAAGCCGCAGCagccaaaacaacagcagcaacaagaagaacagcTGATTGATGCTGTTGTCAAGGCAGAgccagcaacatcagcaacggTAACGgtagcaaaagcagcagcagctgcgactGCAACGGTGCGACGCAGTCAGCGAGCTGCGCGCCAGCATCGTCACAAtgagacagcaacaacaacagcaacgggaGCAACAGCCAAAACAACGTCCAGCGGCGGCGCATCATActacagcggcagcagcagcagcagcgaagccagcagcaacagcgactcG GAGAgtgacggcgacagcgacagcagctgcagtagcagcagcagcgcaagCAGTGCAAGCAGTCGCAGCAGTAACGAaagcagtcgcagcagcagcggcagcgcaacgaactcgcagtcgcagcagcgGGAACAGGACGCAAGAttaacgacgacgacgacgaattGTGGCGTCTGTTTGCGCAGTCAGCATCGCAATGCGAAAAACATGCCCGAAGCTTTTATacgctgctacagctgtcgGCGTCGAG TGCATCCCAGCTGTATTGAGATGCCACAGCGCATGGTTAACCGGGTGCGCAATTATAATTGGCAATGTGCGGACTGCAAGTGTTGCATTAAATGCCGCAGCAGCCAGCGACCCGGTAAAATGCTCTACTGCGAGCAATGCGATCGCGGCTATCACATTTATTGCCTAGGCGTCAAAACAGTGCCTGATG gTCGCTGGAGCTGTGAACGTTGCTCGATTTGTATGCGTTGCGGTGCCACACGACCCGAAGGATTGCCAACGATTGTCTCACCGCCCAACGGTGTTGTCGATGGGTCGTCGCTGGTCAAACCGGTCAAGCACAAAAAGGTGAAATGGATGAACGAGTATCGCATCGATCACATCACCAATTTGCGCGAACACTGTTCCATGCTCTGTGTGCCGTGTGCACGCGCCAAGCCCACCAAACGTACGCcagctgctcctgctccaACTCCAGTTGCGACTGCCAGCAACAATCAGTCGTCTCCTCCTGCTCCTTCTCCTGTTGCttcagccacagcagcaacagcaacagctgcatcACCAGTTCAACAACAGGCGAATGgctccacaacaacaacaacaacaacggagCCAGCTTTGAGTCCAACAGCGTCTCCAATGGTGCAAACGACGACGCTGCCCGTCGAGGCGGTCAGCAATACGCCCGTGACAGCGAAGCGACGGCAGCTGACGACGGCAGTCGAGATGATGAatgagagcagcagcagcagcagcagggaaGCGGCATTTGAACCCATGTACATTAGTTATAAGAAGCAACAGGATAAtggcagcaatagcagcagcaatgtgGTGGATAGTGCTCTCATGTTGGTTGCTGATGGAGGAGCGTCGTCgactacagcaacagcaacagccacagcaacaatcacgacaacaacaacaacagcaacgtcgtcgtcttcgtcatCATCAATTGGCATAGCGCCGCCGCCGGTTGTTGCCTGA